A stretch of Leptospira sp. WS39.C2 DNA encodes these proteins:
- a CDS encoding MotA/TolQ/ExbB proton channel family protein, giving the protein MNWTFSIPAILIFILLLAFSVVSFIYFIRLFLGFRKLEKKETRLAVFSKIPSEEELDLFFSPLERVTEWFPTIASLAMLLGLLGTVIGINTAFGEMESQGKVSLEVLAGGIKDALNTTIVGLLVAIPSLFFHRVIENKIRYISELIIKDHSKSE; this is encoded by the coding sequence ATGAATTGGACATTTTCAATTCCCGCAATTTTGATTTTTATTCTTCTTTTAGCATTTTCAGTGGTTTCCTTTATTTATTTCATTCGATTGTTTCTTGGATTTCGTAAACTAGAGAAAAAGGAGACAAGGCTCGCCGTTTTTTCCAAAATCCCATCTGAGGAAGAATTGGATTTATTTTTTTCACCACTGGAACGGGTCACAGAATGGTTTCCAACCATTGCCTCTCTTGCGATGTTACTTGGTTTGCTCGGTACTGTAATTGGCATCAACACTGCTTTTGGTGAGATGGAATCACAAGGAAAAGTGAGTTTAGAAGTTTTAGCAGGTGGGATCAAAGATGCTCTCAATACAACGATAGTTGGTTTACTTGTAGCGATCCCTTCCTTATTTTTTCATCGCGTCATTGAAAATAAAATTCGATATATATCTGAACTGATCATCAAAGATCATTCCAAATCAGAATGA
- a CDS encoding methyl-accepting chemotaxis protein, producing the protein MPKQQNFNEKEGFYTRLVWNDSIHFSFSILLLGFFALQLNYGLIPLFVQNSILGIFFITLVFLFFRMIQNKKILKYQMGSNSLKTDPVLLLSGYGIDINDYSETLLDTCSDLQKRLDAIGNHITELNLKLQTTGNDIDRVYQIVSQLASEEVKLMEAVGKTSEEINIMFEIVNIVIAEIQSRNETMENLVNLSQDGRKKVNDTNTTIQRISESSGNILKLIDFINGVSKQTNLLAINAAIEATHSGTEGKGFTVIADEIKNLSTVTANNAKQISKILNENVNDYKRAEKLGIESGDAFQFIAGEIHIVHGTIAEVVQSIQELKSRGGAILSKAKTLDDVAERVRDTSGEVYGEIVTINTNLEEIQTLSNTIHHECEEIRSAQQAILKTTEILKSQIQSIHNETDKLLLLEN; encoded by the coding sequence ATGCCAAAACAACAGAACTTTAACGAAAAAGAGGGATTTTATACCCGTTTGGTTTGGAACGATTCTATTCATTTCAGTTTTTCCATTCTCCTACTTGGTTTCTTTGCTCTCCAATTAAATTATGGACTGATACCGTTATTTGTTCAAAATTCCATATTAGGAATTTTTTTCATTACATTAGTATTCCTTTTTTTTCGAATGATCCAAAATAAAAAAATACTAAAATACCAAATGGGATCGAATTCTTTAAAAACTGATCCCGTACTTTTACTTTCAGGATATGGAATCGACATCAACGATTATTCTGAGACATTGTTGGATACATGTTCAGATTTACAAAAGAGGTTGGACGCGATTGGGAACCATATAACCGAACTCAATCTGAAACTGCAAACAACAGGTAATGATATAGACCGAGTTTATCAAATTGTATCTCAACTTGCCTCAGAAGAAGTAAAACTGATGGAAGCGGTTGGCAAAACATCAGAAGAAATCAATATCATGTTTGAAATCGTCAACATTGTCATTGCAGAAATTCAAAGTCGAAATGAAACGATGGAAAATTTAGTGAATCTAAGCCAAGACGGAAGAAAAAAAGTTAACGATACAAATACCACCATCCAAAGGATCAGTGAATCGTCTGGCAACATTTTAAAACTCATCGATTTTATCAATGGTGTCTCCAAACAAACAAACCTACTTGCCATCAATGCCGCAATAGAAGCCACTCACTCTGGAACTGAAGGAAAAGGTTTTACAGTCATTGCCGACGAAATCAAAAATCTATCGACGGTTACTGCAAACAACGCCAAACAAATATCAAAAATATTAAATGAAAATGTAAATGATTATAAACGAGCAGAAAAATTAGGAATCGAATCTGGAGACGCATTTCAATTCATTGCGGGTGAGATCCATATTGTCCATGGTACCATTGCAGAAGTTGTACAATCCATCCAAGAATTAAAATCAAGAGGTGGAGCAATTCTTTCAAAAGCAAAAACATTAGATGATGTAGCAGAACGTGTGAGAGATACATCTGGGGAAGTTTATGGTGAAATTGTAACCATCAATACCAATTTGGAAGAAATCCAAACCTTATCTAATACGATCCATCATGAATGTGAAGAAATTCGGTCTGCACAACAAGCAATCCTAAAAACCACAGAAATACTAAAATCACAAATCCAAAGTATCCATAATGAAACCGATAAACTCTTACTTTTAGAAAACTGA
- a CDS encoding ExbD/TolR family protein, producing the protein MKVRKPKQNSKIDISSLIDVLFILLIFLMLAVRFTEPTSTISLDLPKSKTDSFGNETHPLKIQIKSNGDLYKNEIKMDIDEFMNTLDSNSDPNMSVSLEVDQHTEFGSFVQITDVLKQKKYQKIDIKTKKE; encoded by the coding sequence ATGAAAGTCAGAAAACCAAAACAAAACTCTAAAATCGATATCAGTAGTTTGATCGATGTTTTATTCATCCTTTTGATTTTTTTGATGTTAGCTGTTCGGTTTACTGAACCAACTTCTACAATCTCGTTGGATTTGCCAAAATCAAAAACAGATAGTTTTGGAAATGAAACACATCCATTAAAAATCCAAATTAAATCCAATGGTGACTTGTATAAAAATGAAATCAAAATGGATATAGATGAATTTATGAATACCTTAGATTCTAATTCAGATCCAAATATGAGTGTGAGTTTGGAAGTTGACCAACATACAGAGTTTGGAAGTTTCGTTCAGATCACTGATGTTTTAAAACAAAAAAAATACCAAAAAATTGATATCAAAACAAAAAAAGAATAA
- a CDS encoding AMP-binding protein, producing MASLLRFADTDYFLSGRFFKDLESDHPVLVDPLWLGTKLESHFKDFPLPKTDSSNSFSLVTSGSTGVPKIVWKDWNEIQNEVDVWLQEPYTKVMFQETNQVRVHVPLCHLYGLLWGFLIPRALGLPMIMGDTQSQNKSELWITSAPHLQSIISNKTQLPKRAIVSGMKFPVPLARELRDLGGISLIEIYGSTETGGMGYRDPLRQNRFQLLNEVEVNFQKEGETSELCIKSPFVSRKYFSFSENEWVLQNLPNHSFYATGDLGEISDLGFYLLGRKDRIIKHKGKRVSLDRIESEILGLKLEGQFVCVPVFDDSGDTIGLFTNTKDPIDKIYQTLRNELPDSHLPRVIVKQNQIPKLPNGKTDYQTISNFCLEEYKRLKTLKENRNSQFKITTDTSVSDIMQSILGYVPQPNEHLVYDCGMDSILFTEMFLKIESIIEHKIPEEDKQSGYFVSLSGIEEYIKDKLYLQ from the coding sequence ATGGCCTCTCTCTTACGTTTTGCTGACACAGATTACTTCCTTTCTGGTAGATTTTTTAAAGATTTAGAGTCCGACCACCCTGTCCTCGTTGACCCACTTTGGTTAGGTACCAAATTGGAATCTCATTTTAAAGATTTCCCCCTCCCCAAAACTGATAGTTCAAATTCCTTTAGTTTGGTGACTTCAGGTTCCACAGGAGTTCCAAAAATCGTATGGAAGGATTGGAATGAAATCCAAAACGAAGTCGATGTTTGGTTACAAGAACCGTATACGAAAGTTATGTTTCAAGAAACAAATCAAGTGAGAGTACATGTCCCTCTTTGCCATCTCTATGGACTGCTTTGGGGGTTTTTGATCCCAAGGGCACTTGGTTTACCCATGATCATGGGCGATACCCAAAGCCAAAACAAATCGGAGCTTTGGATTACTTCCGCGCCTCACTTACAATCTATAATCTCAAATAAAACACAACTTCCAAAACGAGCCATTGTGTCGGGTATGAAATTCCCAGTCCCATTAGCACGTGAGTTGAGGGATTTAGGTGGGATTTCGCTCATCGAAATTTATGGTTCAACAGAAACAGGTGGGATGGGTTACCGTGACCCGCTGAGACAAAACAGATTCCAATTATTAAACGAAGTCGAAGTAAATTTCCAAAAAGAAGGTGAAACTTCAGAACTTTGTATCAAAAGTCCATTTGTATCCAGAAAATACTTTTCCTTCTCCGAGAATGAGTGGGTATTACAAAACTTACCAAACCATTCATTTTATGCGACGGGTGATTTAGGCGAAATTTCAGATCTCGGGTTTTATTTATTGGGCAGAAAAGACCGGATCATCAAACACAAAGGGAAACGTGTTTCTCTAGACCGTATTGAATCAGAAATCCTTGGACTTAAGTTAGAAGGACAATTTGTTTGTGTTCCTGTTTTTGATGATTCTGGAGATACAATTGGCCTTTTCACAAACACCAAGGACCCAATCGATAAAATCTACCAAACATTACGAAATGAACTCCCAGATAGCCATTTGCCACGTGTCATTGTCAAACAAAATCAAATCCCAAAACTTCCTAATGGGAAAACAGATTACCAAACAATTTCGAATTTTTGTTTGGAAGAATACAAACGACTAAAAACTCTCAAAGAAAATAGGAACTCCCAATTCAAAATCACAACCGATACTTCTGTTTCAGATATCATGCAATCTATTTTAGGATATGTACCGCAACCAAACGAACATTTGGTTTATGATTGTGGAATGGATTCCATTTTGTTTACAGAAATGTTTTTGAAAATAGAATCAATAATAGAACATAAAATACCAGAAGAAGACAAACAAAGTGGTTATTTTGTGAGTCTCTCTGGTATTGAAGAGTATATCAAAGACAAACTATATTTACAATAA
- a CDS encoding LruC domain-containing protein, with amino-acid sequence MNRWIILLVLPLFLLDCSNKKKGMLLLPFLGLGDGATQATTASANDGDGTFTVVGLETTDPSQVTTPETNAGSGDTNNAETPSVVTPTPQEPQTPAPTTVNNDTTTTVVDQTNGDDFNFETNITVPVTVVIVNESGPVTNAPVTVTESVTTGEPNVVGVGTTDGNGSVTIPISVPPTVISVDITVVGVNPTTGEVVEIVGSAPVQQPATGSNSEGTVVVAPVVNVDTTNFQPVNGCVQAVDTDCDGIANSFDEFPDDPSLATVARSGRYTIAFEDMFPSAGDADLNDHSTVFSTEMDKTPTNKVKTIRGTYTHVAKGAGYNHELRLSLDVPTNATVQVSYVDGNGNPWNGCASASKYTANTAGDCTGGTLTPAQLKRGVLLLPSSDKTLFGKKNAPSAGSTFTINDFVRGVTAQVTITFAEPVDLNVTKNLVGGHLNYFLAINQKTDGVFRQIFRPGYFKDGNGKDAFLDKNGFPWAIIVPGVFNHPTEGADIRKPSTSGYIFFNSWMNSKGVAHKDWYLHIDQIPAPNRPSYVVRVSDFYTDNGFTAYLIKAVRKNALEVSASLIVVGAALGFLMKRKMGNPKTA; translated from the coding sequence ATGAATCGATGGATCATTCTTTTGGTGCTTCCACTCTTTCTTCTGGATTGCTCCAATAAGAAAAAAGGAATGTTATTACTTCCCTTTTTAGGGCTCGGAGATGGCGCAACACAAGCCACAACTGCATCTGCAAACGATGGTGATGGAACTTTTACTGTGGTAGGTTTAGAGACAACCGACCCAAGCCAAGTTACAACCCCAGAAACAAATGCTGGATCAGGTGACACAAACAATGCGGAAACTCCATCCGTTGTGACTCCCACACCACAAGAGCCTCAAACTCCGGCGCCAACTACAGTTAACAACGATACTACGACAACTGTTGTTGACCAAACAAATGGTGATGATTTTAACTTTGAAACAAATATTACTGTTCCAGTCACAGTTGTGATCGTGAACGAATCAGGTCCTGTAACAAATGCTCCAGTGACAGTGACTGAATCTGTAACAACAGGAGAACCAAACGTGGTTGGAGTTGGAACAACAGACGGAAACGGATCTGTTACCATTCCAATTAGTGTACCTCCAACTGTTATCTCGGTTGATATCACAGTTGTAGGTGTAAACCCAACTACTGGCGAAGTGGTTGAAATCGTTGGTTCTGCTCCAGTACAACAACCAGCAACTGGCTCAAATTCAGAAGGAACTGTTGTCGTAGCACCAGTTGTAAACGTAGACACGACAAACTTCCAACCTGTGAATGGTTGTGTGCAAGCTGTTGATACGGATTGTGATGGAATTGCCAATTCATTTGATGAATTCCCAGATGATCCTAGTTTAGCGACTGTTGCAAGATCAGGTCGTTATACTATTGCATTTGAAGATATGTTCCCTTCTGCAGGGGATGCTGACTTAAATGACCATTCAACTGTATTTAGCACAGAAATGGATAAAACTCCAACAAACAAAGTGAAAACAATTCGTGGAACATACACTCATGTTGCAAAAGGTGCGGGTTACAATCATGAATTGAGACTTTCACTTGATGTTCCAACAAATGCAACTGTCCAAGTGAGTTATGTAGATGGAAACGGAAACCCATGGAATGGATGTGCTTCTGCTTCCAAATACACCGCGAATACTGCAGGAGATTGTACTGGTGGAACATTAACTCCAGCACAACTCAAACGAGGTGTTTTACTTCTCCCAAGCTCTGATAAAACTTTGTTTGGAAAGAAAAATGCTCCAAGTGCTGGGTCAACATTCACAATCAACGACTTTGTAAGAGGTGTAACCGCTCAAGTAACGATTACTTTTGCTGAACCTGTAGATTTGAATGTAACTAAGAACTTAGTTGGGGGACACCTTAACTACTTCCTTGCAATCAACCAAAAAACGGATGGTGTGTTTAGACAAATCTTCCGTCCAGGTTACTTTAAAGATGGAAACGGTAAAGATGCGTTCCTCGATAAAAATGGTTTCCCTTGGGCTATCATTGTTCCAGGTGTTTTCAACCACCCAACAGAAGGTGCTGACATTAGAAAACCATCTACATCGGGTTATATTTTCTTTAACTCATGGATGAACTCGAAAGGTGTCGCACATAAAGATTGGTATTTACACATTGACCAAATCCCTGCGCCAAATCGACCTTCCTATGTGGTACGTGTGAGTGACTTTTATACTGACAATGGTTTTACTGCATACTTAATCAAAGCTGTTCGTAAGAATGCTTTAGAAGTATCTGCAAGCCTCATCGTCGTAGGAGCTGCGTTAGGTTTTCTTATGAAACGGAAAATGGGAAACCCAAAAACCGCTTAA
- a CDS encoding PAS domain-containing protein translates to MSKFIDPNILGKLGTLSQSEADSYPFGIVKVDESGKILLYNKYESELANVPIQTAVGKNFFTEVAICTNNRIFYGRFKEGMISGDLDIAFNYVFTYKMKPTNVVIHLYHDKGTNTSWIFVKLR, encoded by the coding sequence ATGAGCAAATTTATAGACCCAAATATTCTAGGAAAACTAGGTACCCTTAGCCAATCAGAAGCAGATTCTTACCCTTTTGGAATTGTAAAGGTTGATGAATCTGGTAAAATTTTACTATACAACAAATACGAATCAGAACTTGCAAATGTTCCAATCCAAACTGCTGTAGGGAAAAACTTTTTCACAGAAGTAGCAATTTGTACAAACAACAGAATTTTTTATGGAAGATTCAAAGAAGGAATGATTTCAGGTGATTTGGATATTGCCTTCAATTATGTTTTTACGTACAAGATGAAACCAACGAATGTTGTCATTCATTTGTATCATGACAAAGGGACAAATACAAGTTGGATCTTTGTAAAATTGAGATAA
- a CDS encoding ubiquinone/menaquinone biosynthesis methyltransferase, with protein MNQYKLPSQEKKPEYVRKNFDGIAKAYDRFNDWNSFFLHRIWKNWVVKEAKKEVPTANTALDLCCGTGDITYRLSLDQDLKTVVGLDFSEQMLSYAFPKVEGKPHVKLTVGDAMDLKPFADGSFDIVTMGFGLRNVSDLKKCLLEIKRVLKEDGVFVNLDVGRVRPKFLKIFADFYFFQIVPLFGYLLYGKQNEMFDYLPHSSKTYPDQETLSQILTEIGFRKVRFQNFVFGNAVAHVAKKQN; from the coding sequence ATGAACCAATACAAACTGCCTTCCCAAGAAAAGAAACCGGAATATGTTAGAAAGAACTTTGATGGAATCGCCAAAGCCTATGATCGATTCAATGATTGGAATAGTTTTTTCCTTCACCGAATTTGGAAAAACTGGGTGGTCAAAGAGGCAAAAAAAGAGGTTCCAACCGCAAATACTGCCCTAGATCTCTGTTGCGGCACAGGAGACATTACCTACCGTCTTTCTCTAGACCAAGACCTAAAAACGGTAGTAGGACTCGATTTTTCGGAACAAATGTTGTCTTATGCCTTTCCAAAAGTAGAAGGTAAACCCCATGTCAAACTCACAGTGGGAGATGCAATGGACTTAAAACCATTTGCAGATGGTAGTTTTGATATTGTGACAATGGGATTTGGACTTCGGAATGTTTCGGATCTTAAAAAATGCCTTTTGGAAATCAAACGTGTGTTAAAGGAAGACGGAGTATTCGTGAATTTGGATGTGGGACGTGTGAGACCCAAATTCCTCAAAATCTTTGCTGATTTTTACTTTTTCCAAATTGTTCCATTGTTCGGATATTTACTTTATGGGAAACAAAACGAAATGTTTGATTACCTCCCACATTCTTCAAAAACCTATCCTGACCAAGAAACTTTATCCCAAATCCTCACTGAAATTGGTTTTCGAAAGGTTCGGTTTCAAAATTTTGTTTTCGGAAATGCGGTCGCTCACGTAGCAAAAAAACAAAATTGA